AAATCACAAAATGGTAATAGCCTAACTACAAACTTGAGCAAGAATAGGGGCAAGCAGCCGTACATATTCCTGAGTACCTCTGAGGTACACAGCATGAACCCTCACCAGGATGCAGCACAGAAAGAGActatttcaaatagaaaaattcatcataaccttaaaataaaattaaaaaattttgtaatatatagGGCTCGTTTTTTATTATCTGCAAAGTACACTTACGTGTTAACATATTCCCAGAAAATGCTgagtaaaggaaatatttttttttttaaagattttatttatttgagagagagagaatgagagatagcacgagagggaagagggtcagagggagaagcagactccccgccgagcagggagcccgatgcgggactccgtcccgggactccaggatcatgacctgagccgaaggcagtcgcttaaccaactgagccacccaggcgcccaaggaaatatttttgaacacATGATTATTTGCATAGGTTTGTACGTTGTCGGTTGTACAACCTACTAAAGATTTTTCTGCTATACTTTTAAGGAATGGGCAAAGGAAGTATTTTCTAGCGTCAGTAGGAACAAAAATTATTATCTCCAGGTACCAACTGCAATAGTCAACAGTAAATTCAgtcaacatgtttttaaaatttgacagaTCCTATATAAGTGtggattttagaaaatgaatataaaacttaCTGTACGAGGACACTGTTAAACAAAGATGTATTTGCAAGGGAGTGCTCGTGACTTATGCTCACGCGTTATGCAGAGTGTATTCCCGCAGTCTTAGGGCGAGGAACCCCGGCACTAGCTGGAAGGCACTGCTCGTGTGTCCTGCTAACTGTGACCTCTGCCCCGCGTTCCAGGCTATAGAGAGCGCAATCGGCGGCAATGCCTATCAGCACAGCAAAGTCAATCAGTGGACCACAAATGTCGTAGAACAAACTTTAAGCCAACTCACCAAGCTGGGAAAGCCATTTAAGTACATCGGTAATGCACCTTTGCTTCTCGTACATACCGTGGGTGGTTCTTGAAATAGCGCTGAGAGGAGTACTTGCTCTGGCGTCCGACCTCAAAGCGCGTGCCTGGTAGGGGCAGCTCGCCAGGTTGTGTGCGTTACCAGCCAGCCGGCCTTTTGGGCGGCTGCAACAGTTGCAGGGCACCCATCACAGGGGTTCCCAGCACTTCACACCCGACGCATTTAGAGCAGGCATGGGGGGAGGACAAGGGAAGGCTGTGGCGTGTCACTGTCACGGGGCCAGTCTACCCTGGCAACCGTTCCCATGAACCCCTACCCTGGGATCCACCCCGGAATGCTGCAAGTAGGCTGACAGGAAGGTGTGTTCCCGGTAGGTTTCTCTAATAAACGCCTGTTTTCATTGAAGTGACCTGTGTGATTATGCAGAAGAACGGAGCGGGCTTACACACGGCCAGTTCCTGCTTCTGGGACAGCTCTACTGATGGTATGGTTTTCCCTGTGTTCCCTGAACGCTTGTCATGGGCCTTGGCGCTGAAGCCTCTGTGGCGCCTCCTCGACCTTGCTGAGATCTAGATTCTTCCAGGCAGAGTTTTCTGAAACATGCTTGGCTGTTTCAGGTCTTTGAATGCATGCTTATCAGAGTCACCTGTTGACACGTTTTATAGAGCAGAGTCTGAGTGGCCTTCTTTATTCGTGTGCCGTAAAGAAGTCTGAGAAGTCAGGACGGCGAGCCCCCGCGTCCCCAAGTTGAGGGCCATGCCTTCTCCCCACAGGCAGCTGCACCGTGCGGTGGGAGAACAAGACCATGTACTGCATCGTCAGCGCCTTCGGGCTGTCCATCTGAGCCTCCTGTGTCTGCGCGATCCTCCTCTCCCAGCGGCCAGTGGGGGTCCAGTGAAcacccttctccttctcttcaagAGTTTCTCGTGGCACCCACGACGTTGACGACGGCCAGGTGACTGCCCTGTTCTGGGAACGGCACAGCCGCGTCCGAGGACGGTCACCCTAGGTGCTCAGGCCTGTGCCGCCACCCGTCTTAACTCTGTTTCTTTTCGAAGGTGCTAAAAACTGAAATCTGCTAGTTTAAAACTTTCTCTACTCTCTGGATGATTCAGATACACTAATTTTCCATACTTTGTACTTTGGTTAGAATAATAAATTACTCCACTTTaaagtttgtgtttttcttcataGTCTAAACAATACCACAAACGAGTTCTTCAGATTTCACTAGTGACTTTAGGATCTaaaactgcaaaaacaaaaaggaaaagttagAATTTGGCGCTGGTTCTCCCCACTGCAGGATGTGCTGCTTTGACCGTCAGGCCCGGGACCGTGTGGCTTCCTGTTGCGGCCAGAGCTCTCGGCCGTGCACGCTGCCCAGGCCGTGGCGCGGCGGCTTCTGCCCAATCGTCCCTGCTTGTCAGCAGCAGCCCTCCAAAAATGTGTTCGTACTGCAGGGCTTCCACAATCATTTTGTGTCCACAGTTAGGCCCTTATTTATAAATCAGCAGCCACACTGGGAGGTTATTTGATTTAAAGGGGGGGAGGTGAGCCCCAAGCCGCAGTCTGTGACCTCACCTTCAGTGCCCATCCACGGGCCACGTTCACATAGGAATAAAGACACGCTTCTGTGTCCACTTGCTGAAATCACGAAAGCTCTACTTTTGGCCCTAAAGCACTCATGCCTGAATGGCCAAACGAACTCCACACGCAGGAGCAAATAAATCACGTAAGTAAGGATCgagtatgtaaaatatattaacGTGTACCAGAAAGGAAGTTTCAGAATGAAGCCATTTCCAAAGTGTTAAGGTtgccataaatatttattcacttttgATTGATTACAATGATCATTCTGTGATCAGGGGTTACTGTGCTCATGGACACAAGTTCCAAGATCTACTACATAgttctgtctttccttctgaactttaaagttgtttttattttacaaatacgGTCTTTTTGTAAAAAGGCAGTTTTCAGTAGCAGAAAATTCTGTTTCACTGTGTGGTATTAATAGTTACCAGTATATCGAAAACATGTCAACATGAACAGTATAACAAGATGTCACAGACTAAAGCAACTTCCCTTGGGCCTGGGGAAAAGATTTGTCgctttttttcccaaaagtcTAACCTCTAAGGCAACTGGTTTCTAAAAtcctcaaaatacataaatattcttTAGTGACTTAACTCATATTCACTAGATGTCCCTTTTCACCATCCTGTCTATGAGCTTCCATGGTTTTCCCTGTGAGGATTCTTCCTAAGTCACTGACCGTACTGCAACCGACTTAACACAACTGTAGCTTCAGTAAATAGTTCATGGAATGCTTGAGGCTGGTGACAGTTGTCTTGTAACCTGCCCCTTTAGTGGGCTGGGTttacataatgtatataaactTTTATTGCAATCTGTAATTATGTACAGGAACAATCTTACAAaccttgaatatattttatatatcccCTTCTCTAGCCTTTCAAATGGGGCTTAAGAGAGAAAACTGCATCACTTCACTGCTGTAATGATTTAATAATAAATCAAGCAGACCTATTACCCACACGGATAATGATGCTCTCCCTAGGGAAGCTGAAATACGTACGGTCATCTTCCAGGTTCCCCTAGACTGGACCAGTGTAAAAAATTATCCCAAAGATGATGTTATTCAAGCCTTTACCATGGGAGAACTAAAGTCAGCCCTTTGAATTTACAACTGAAGTTTGCAAAATTGAGACTctccaagaaaaaaacaattttcttgcTACTGTCTAAAGTTTCCGGCAGACTTTAGTGTGTTAACCTAATACCTACAGCATATATACTACATGCTAAATGCTATATACTTTAAGCAAATTTTTACATGGAGTACATAGTATgttgatatatatgatatatcagAGACAAGACTGAAAACGCACGATTTAACAAGAACCATTTTCCCCTTacacaattccttttataatttttttgtttccaacttagttacaaaaagtaaataaatactcccatattttcatttcagtgacTTGATGCCGTGAAGAATCAAGTATGAAGCTATCCATCAGTTTATAATATAATTACACTATAGAACAaagacaagttttaaaaaaagttctgtgTATGGCTAAATGCCTCAAATAGTTTACATTTACTGATAAATAACAGCATTCCAAATTATGGACATTTAATAAGGATTAAAACTTGTAAACTATATCACATATTAGAATACATTAATCACAAGTTTTCATCAATTTACATAAAAGGTAGTAGAAGTTGAAAAATTTGGTTAACAGAAAAATTTTTCCAATACCTTGGAGTACACAGAATCAAAAAAAGTAATCACACCgttgaaaatgtaaaaaccatgtAAACTTGAATTACCCTTGCAATAATACAGTTGTCTTAATTCAAACTTTCATAATTACaaggttttaaaaacaaatggaatcCATATTAAAGGTACGTTATCACTAAAATTTAAACAGATGTTTAGTCATAATGAGAAGTCTCTCATGAACCTCTATAAGGGCCCAGCCTTACCTAAAGTGGAATACAATTTTTAGCAATTTGAGAGTTAATGCATAGATGAAGAAAACCTAGGTACTGCTTGCAGAGGGGAACAATCCTATCCTACGCACTGCATCTGCCCAGACGCCAACCATTAGGATGTTAGCCGTGACGGTACGTTAACGGTTCAAGAGAGACGTCATTgtcagaggaaaaggaaaggagatacCAGACTTCTACACTTAGTCTTTGACATAAAGGAACTGGCAACTCTCCAGGGCCTTCTATGATGCCACAGATTCAGCAGCTCGAGACAACTTTCCTCTTCCAGAGCAGGCCCTCCTCTTCCCTGGCCACTGGAGGGCGGGGCATGCTTCCCAGCAAGTGACCTTCTACCCAAAGATGTGCTTCCACAAGTCATCAAAAatgtttcactttctttcatctAGGCTTCAAATGTGAAACTGAAAAACTTTTTCACAATAAAGAATCT
Above is a window of Zalophus californianus isolate mZalCal1 chromosome 7, mZalCal1.pri.v2, whole genome shotgun sequence DNA encoding:
- the DYNLT1 gene encoding dynein light chain Tctex-type 1 isoform X2 yields the protein MEDYQAGEETAFVVDEVSNIVKEAIESAIGGNAYQHSKVNQWTTNVVEQTLSQLTKLGKPFKYIEERSGLTHGQFLLLGQLY
- the DYNLT1 gene encoding dynein light chain Tctex-type 1 isoform X1, which produces MEDYQAGEETAFVVDEVSNIVKEAIESAIGGNAYQHSKVNQWTTNVVEQTLSQLTKLGKPFKYIVTCVIMQKNGAGLHTASSCFWDSSTDGSCTVRWENKTMYCIVSAFGLSI